A single genomic interval of Aquipuribacter sp. SD81 harbors:
- a CDS encoding pyridoxamine 5'-phosphate oxidase family protein, producing the protein MTDDDGRATVVELIGRARTAMLTTTTPGGDRVSRPMAVQDAEFDGDLWFFTYDDSDKARQIEAEPRVNVSLANDGDSEWTSISGTAEVVHDRAKAEELWAKPLEAWFPDGLATPGLALIKVHADTAEYWDASESKVKQLLGMVKAIRHDDPDAFPAENRTVDLP; encoded by the coding sequence ATGACGGACGACGACGGCCGCGCCACCGTGGTTGAGCTCATCGGGCGGGCCCGCACGGCCATGCTCACGACCACGACGCCGGGCGGTGACCGGGTGAGCCGGCCGATGGCCGTGCAGGACGCCGAGTTCGACGGCGACCTGTGGTTCTTCACCTACGACGACTCCGACAAGGCCCGTCAGATCGAGGCCGAGCCGCGGGTCAACGTGTCGCTGGCGAACGACGGCGACAGCGAGTGGACGTCGATCTCCGGCACCGCCGAGGTCGTCCACGACCGGGCGAAGGCGGAGGAGCTGTGGGCGAAGCCGCTGGAGGCGTGGTTCCCCGACGGCCTGGCCACGCCCGGGCTCGCGCTCATCAAGGTCCACGCGGACACCGCGGAGTACTGGGACGCCTCGGAGAGCAAGGTCAAGCAGCTCCTCGGCATGGTCAAGGCGATCCGCCACGACGACCCCGACGCGTTCCCCGCCGAGAACCGCACCGTCGACCTGCCGTAG
- the otsA gene encoding alpha,alpha-trehalose-phosphate synthase (UDP-forming) has protein sequence MPSGQYDFVVVANRLPVDKVGTTDDGEPLYETSPGGLVTALAPVMRSQHGAWVGWAGAPDESGDAFDSDGMHLVPVELSGQDVEDYYEGMSNGTLWPLFHDVIAAPEYHRHWWDAYVRVNRRFAEAAAAQADSGATVWVQDYQLLLVPAMLREQRPDLRIGFFNHIPFPGYEIFSQLPWRRQVIEGVLGSDLVGFQRRSDATNFLRACRRAAGATTRGSSVHVGHGGEGDGHRAVRAAAFPISIDARSFEELASDSAVVARAAEVRKELGDPDLVLLGVDRLDYTKGIRHRLSIFKELIEDGALGDKQVVLVQVASPSRERVKAYSDLRDEVELIVGRLNGDHGTVGWQPVHYLHQSFPRNEMAALYLAADVMLVTALRDGMNLVAKEYVAARHDDDGVLVLSEFAGAADELAQAVLVNPHDIDGTKAAITRAASMSREERRRRMRALRRRVKEHDVERWAQEFLGSLQGRVGARDGGSGIESGSGERER, from the coding sequence TTGCCCAGCGGTCAGTACGACTTCGTGGTCGTGGCCAACCGGCTGCCCGTCGACAAGGTCGGCACGACCGACGACGGGGAGCCGCTGTACGAGACGTCGCCCGGGGGGCTCGTCACCGCGCTCGCGCCGGTCATGCGGTCGCAGCACGGGGCGTGGGTCGGCTGGGCCGGCGCGCCCGACGAGTCCGGCGACGCGTTCGACTCCGACGGCATGCACCTGGTGCCGGTCGAGCTGAGCGGGCAGGACGTCGAGGACTACTACGAGGGCATGAGCAACGGCACGCTGTGGCCGCTGTTCCACGACGTCATCGCCGCGCCGGAGTACCACCGGCACTGGTGGGACGCCTACGTGCGCGTCAACCGCCGCTTCGCCGAGGCCGCGGCCGCGCAGGCCGACTCCGGCGCCACGGTGTGGGTGCAGGACTACCAGCTGCTGCTCGTGCCGGCCATGCTGCGCGAGCAGCGCCCGGACCTGCGCATCGGCTTCTTCAACCACATCCCGTTCCCGGGGTACGAGATCTTCAGCCAGCTGCCGTGGCGGCGGCAGGTCATCGAGGGCGTGCTCGGGTCCGACCTCGTGGGGTTCCAGCGCCGCTCCGACGCGACGAACTTCCTCCGCGCGTGCCGGCGCGCCGCGGGCGCCACCACGCGCGGCTCGAGCGTGCACGTCGGGCACGGCGGCGAGGGCGACGGGCACCGGGCGGTCCGCGCGGCCGCCTTCCCCATCTCGATCGACGCGCGGTCGTTCGAGGAGCTCGCGAGCGACTCCGCCGTGGTGGCGCGGGCCGCGGAGGTCCGCAAGGAGCTCGGCGACCCCGACCTCGTGCTGCTCGGCGTCGACCGCCTCGACTACACCAAGGGCATCCGCCACCGGCTCAGCATCTTCAAGGAGCTCATCGAGGACGGCGCCCTCGGCGACAAGCAGGTCGTCCTCGTGCAGGTCGCGAGCCCGTCGCGGGAGCGGGTCAAGGCGTACTCCGACCTGCGCGACGAGGTGGAGCTCATCGTCGGGCGCCTCAACGGCGACCACGGCACGGTCGGCTGGCAGCCGGTGCACTACCTGCACCAGTCGTTCCCTCGCAACGAGATGGCCGCGCTGTACCTCGCGGCCGACGTCATGCTCGTGACCGCCCTGCGCGACGGCATGAACCTCGTGGCCAAGGAGTACGTGGCCGCCCGCCACGACGACGACGGTGTGCTCGTGCTCAGCGAGTTCGCGGGCGCCGCCGACGAGCTCGCGCAGGCGGTGCTCGTCAACCCCCACGACATCGACGGCACCAAGGCCGCCATCACCCGCGCCGCGTCCATGTCGCGGGAGGAGCGGCGCCGCCGCATGCGCGCGCTGCGCCGGCGGGTCAAGGAGCACGACGTCGAGCGCTGGGCGCAGGAATTCCTCGGCTCCCTGCAGGGCCGGGTCGGCGCCCGGGACGGCGGGTCGGGCATCGAGAGCGGGTCGGGGGAGCGCGAGCGGTGA
- the otsB gene encoding trehalose-phosphatase has product MSVPDGLGPALEAFAARRPLLVALDFDGVCAPLVDDPSTSRALPGTAEAVDALVGLDGVTVAFVSGRSLESLAAVSGSPAGVVLVGGHGAETGDDVDLPPEAADLLARALVAVQEAVDGVPGASAEHKPTTVVLHTRLASDEDTERVQQVVFDGPAAWDGVHVRTGHDVVELSVVAADKGQAVQVLAEQHGAEATLYAGDDVTDEDAFAVLDEARGDVGVKVGDGETRARWRVDSPEDVTEVLQELVGLLRGADRA; this is encoded by the coding sequence GTGAGCGTGCCCGACGGTCTCGGCCCCGCGCTGGAGGCCTTCGCCGCTCGCCGCCCGCTGCTCGTCGCCCTCGACTTCGACGGCGTGTGCGCGCCCCTGGTCGACGACCCGTCGACCTCGCGGGCGCTGCCGGGGACGGCGGAGGCGGTCGACGCCCTCGTCGGGCTCGACGGCGTGACCGTCGCCTTCGTCTCGGGTCGGTCCCTCGAGAGCCTCGCGGCGGTGTCGGGCTCGCCCGCCGGGGTCGTGCTCGTGGGCGGGCACGGTGCGGAGACCGGCGACGACGTCGACCTGCCGCCGGAGGCCGCCGACCTGCTCGCGCGGGCGCTGGTGGCGGTGCAGGAGGCGGTCGACGGGGTGCCGGGCGCATCGGCGGAGCACAAGCCCACGACGGTCGTGCTGCACACTCGGCTCGCCTCGGACGAGGACACCGAGCGCGTGCAGCAGGTCGTGTTCGACGGCCCGGCAGCGTGGGACGGCGTGCACGTGCGGACCGGGCACGACGTGGTCGAGCTGTCGGTCGTCGCGGCCGACAAGGGCCAGGCCGTCCAGGTGCTCGCCGAGCAGCACGGGGCCGAGGCCACGCTGTACGCCGGCGACGACGTGACCGACGAGGACGCGTTCGCCGTGCTGGATGAGGCCAGGGGAGATGTCGGCGTCAAGGTCGGCGACGGGGAGACCCGGGCGCGGTGGCGGGTCGACTCGCCGGAGGACGTGACCGAGGTGCTCCAAGAGCTCGTGGGTCTGCTGCGCGGAGCAGATCGGGCGTAA
- a CDS encoding nuclear transport factor 2 family protein has product MDNDARAALDLLLSESQITRLVHEYCHGVDKRDADRFMAVWSHDAVWQVGPEQVFRGHDAILDAAKRQWDAFGQMHHWSANLVLDIEPGADRATGESDVDVTVEMTDGRWVRGGGCYKDTYVREHGEWRISRREAVAHFHLYGESADIR; this is encoded by the coding sequence GTGGACAACGACGCCCGTGCCGCCCTGGACCTGCTGCTGAGCGAGTCGCAGATCACGCGCCTCGTCCACGAGTACTGCCACGGCGTCGACAAGCGCGATGCCGACCGGTTCATGGCGGTGTGGTCGCACGACGCGGTGTGGCAGGTCGGGCCGGAGCAGGTGTTCCGCGGCCACGACGCGATCCTCGACGCGGCCAAGCGCCAGTGGGACGCCTTCGGCCAGATGCACCACTGGAGCGCCAACCTCGTGCTCGACATCGAGCCCGGCGCCGACCGCGCCACCGGCGAGAGCGACGTCGACGTCACCGTCGAGATGACCGACGGCCGCTGGGTCCGCGGCGGCGGCTGCTACAAGGACACGTACGTGCGCGAGCACGGCGAGTGGCGGATCAGCCGGCGGGAGGCCGTGGCCCACTTCCACCTGTACGGGGAGAGCGCGGACATTCGCTAG
- a CDS encoding ABC-F family ATP-binding cassette domain-containing protein, whose product MSATLVARGLAAGHADRVLFADLDLVVAPGDVVGLVGVNGAGKSTLLRVLSGLHAPEAGSVAITPPTATVGYLAQEPERVPGETVMAYLARRTGVTDAQTALDAATEALSAGEAGADDTYADALERWLSLGGADLDERAGEVLAEVGLGVSVEAEMTSLSGGQAARAGLAALLLSRFDVVLLDEPTNDLDLDGLARLERFVQGLRAPAVVVSHDREFLARTVTRVVELDLVQQQVNVYGGGYEAYLHEREVARRRAREAYEEYADTVSGLQERSRMQRGWADKGVRAARSKAVRRGEPDKNIRAHMQATSEKQAAKARQTERMIERLEEVEEPRKEWELRYSIAAAPRGSSVVATARGAVVRRGSFTLGPVDLQLDAGDRVAVTGPNGAGKTTLLALLLGRLEPDEGEVSLGTSVAIGEVDQVRGVLTGDEPLLEAVRTHLPDLPPAEVRTLLAKFGLKAAHVHRPVGNLSPGERTRAALAVLQARGVNLLVLDEPTNHLDLAAIEQLEEALAAYTGTLLLVTHDRRMLDAVAVDRRWRVVDGQVADD is encoded by the coding sequence GTGTCCGCCACCCTCGTCGCCCGCGGCCTGGCCGCCGGGCACGCCGACCGCGTGCTGTTCGCCGACCTCGACCTCGTCGTGGCGCCGGGCGACGTGGTCGGCCTGGTCGGGGTGAACGGGGCCGGCAAGTCGACGCTCCTGCGGGTGCTGTCCGGCCTGCACGCACCCGAGGCGGGCTCGGTGGCGATCACCCCGCCGACCGCGACGGTCGGCTACCTCGCGCAGGAGCCGGAGCGGGTGCCGGGCGAGACCGTCATGGCCTACCTCGCGCGGCGCACCGGCGTGACCGACGCGCAGACGGCGCTCGACGCGGCCACCGAGGCGCTCAGCGCGGGCGAGGCCGGCGCCGACGACACCTACGCCGACGCCCTGGAGCGCTGGCTCTCGCTCGGCGGCGCGGACCTCGACGAGCGCGCGGGCGAGGTGCTGGCGGAGGTGGGGCTCGGGGTGTCGGTCGAGGCGGAGATGACGTCGCTGTCCGGCGGTCAGGCCGCCCGGGCGGGGCTCGCGGCTCTGCTGCTGTCGCGCTTCGACGTCGTACTGCTCGACGAGCCCACGAACGACCTCGACCTCGACGGCCTGGCCCGGCTCGAGCGCTTCGTGCAGGGCCTGCGGGCGCCCGCGGTCGTGGTGTCGCACGACCGCGAGTTCCTCGCCCGCACAGTCACGCGGGTGGTCGAGCTCGACCTGGTCCAGCAGCAGGTCAACGTGTACGGCGGCGGGTACGAGGCGTACCTGCACGAGCGCGAGGTGGCGCGACGCCGGGCGCGCGAGGCCTACGAGGAGTACGCCGACACGGTGTCGGGGCTGCAGGAGCGCTCACGCATGCAGCGCGGCTGGGCGGACAAGGGCGTGCGGGCCGCACGGAGCAAGGCGGTGCGCCGCGGGGAGCCGGACAAGAACATCCGCGCGCACATGCAGGCCACGAGCGAGAAGCAGGCGGCCAAGGCCCGCCAGACCGAGCGCATGATCGAGCGGCTGGAGGAGGTCGAGGAGCCCCGCAAGGAGTGGGAGCTCCGCTACTCCATCGCCGCCGCGCCGCGGGGGTCGTCAGTGGTCGCGACCGCGCGCGGGGCGGTCGTGCGGCGGGGCTCGTTCACCCTCGGCCCGGTCGACCTCCAGCTCGACGCCGGCGACCGGGTCGCGGTGACGGGCCCGAACGGCGCCGGCAAGACCACCCTGCTCGCGCTGCTGCTCGGGCGGCTGGAGCCGGACGAGGGCGAGGTGTCGCTCGGCACCTCGGTCGCGATCGGCGAGGTCGACCAGGTCCGCGGCGTGCTGACCGGCGACGAGCCCTTGCTGGAGGCGGTGCGCACGCACCTGCCCGACCTGCCGCCCGCGGAGGTGCGGACGCTGCTCGCGAAGTTCGGCCTCAAGGCGGCGCACGTGCACCGCCCGGTCGGCAACCTCTCCCCTGGCGAGCGCACTCGCGCCGCGCTCGCGGTCCTGCAGGCCCGCGGGGTCAACCTGCTCGTGCTGGACGAGCCGACGAACCACCTCGACCTCGCCGCCATCGAGCAGCTGGAGGAGGCGCTGGCCGCCTACACCGGCACGCTGCTGCTGGTCACGCACGACCGGCGGATGCTCGACGCGGTGGCGGTGGACCGGCGGTGGCGGGTGGTCGACGGCCAGGTCGCCGACGACTGA
- a CDS encoding cysteine desulfurase, with amino-acid sequence MTGRRPGADLRGDFPILARTVRDGRPLVYLDSGATSQRPTSVLDAERRFAETSHAAVHRGAHALAEEATDAYEAARARIAGFVGADAQDVVLTKNATEGLNLAAYSLGNASHTPGAEHLALRPGDEVVVTEMEHHANLVPWQELCRRTGATLRWYGLTDDGRLDLDSLELGERTKVVAFTHVSNVLGTVAPVAELVRRAKAVGALVVLDACQSVPHLPVDLPALGVDLAAWSGHKMLGPTGIGCLWGRRDLLEQMPPFLTGGSMIEVVRMEGSTYAAPPQKFEAGVPMVSQAVGLAAAVDYLETIGMDTVAAHERLLASRLLDGLADLGGVRVVGPLPGSGPDGPLERGGTVAFTVDGVHAHDVGQVLDDRGVAVRVGHHCAWPLHRRLGVQATVRASTHVYSTEADVDALLSALRDVQRFFDVAPVRVAVGGSA; translated from the coding sequence ATGACGGGACGGCGACCGGGCGCGGACCTCCGGGGGGACTTCCCCATCCTCGCGAGGACCGTCCGCGATGGCCGCCCGCTCGTCTACCTCGACTCCGGCGCCACCAGCCAGCGGCCGACGAGCGTGCTCGACGCCGAGCGCCGCTTCGCCGAGACGAGCCACGCCGCCGTCCACCGCGGCGCGCACGCCCTCGCCGAGGAGGCGACGGACGCCTACGAGGCCGCCCGCGCCCGCATCGCCGGGTTCGTGGGCGCCGACGCGCAGGACGTCGTGCTGACGAAGAACGCCACCGAGGGCCTCAACCTCGCCGCGTACTCCCTCGGCAACGCGAGCCACACCCCCGGCGCGGAGCACCTCGCGCTGCGCCCGGGTGACGAGGTCGTCGTGACCGAGATGGAGCACCACGCCAACCTCGTGCCCTGGCAGGAGCTGTGCCGGCGCACCGGCGCGACGCTGCGCTGGTACGGCCTCACCGACGACGGCCGGCTCGACCTCGACTCCCTCGAGCTCGGCGAGCGGACGAAGGTCGTCGCCTTCACCCACGTGAGCAACGTGCTGGGCACCGTCGCGCCCGTCGCCGAGCTCGTCCGCCGTGCCAAGGCCGTCGGGGCGCTCGTCGTGCTCGACGCGTGCCAGTCGGTGCCGCACCTGCCCGTCGACCTGCCCGCCCTCGGGGTCGACCTCGCCGCGTGGTCCGGGCACAAGATGCTCGGGCCCACCGGCATCGGGTGCTTGTGGGGCCGGCGCGACCTGCTGGAGCAGATGCCGCCGTTCCTCACCGGCGGGTCGATGATCGAGGTCGTCCGCATGGAGGGCTCGACCTACGCCGCCCCGCCGCAGAAGTTCGAGGCCGGCGTGCCGATGGTGAGCCAGGCCGTCGGCCTCGCCGCGGCCGTCGACTACCTCGAGACGATCGGCATGGACACCGTCGCCGCGCACGAGCGGCTGCTCGCCTCGCGCCTGCTCGACGGGCTCGCCGACCTCGGCGGCGTCCGCGTCGTCGGCCCGCTGCCCGGGTCCGGACCGGACGGGCCGCTCGAGCGGGGCGGGACCGTCGCCTTCACCGTCGACGGCGTCCATGCCCACGACGTCGGGCAGGTGCTCGACGACCGGGGCGTCGCCGTCCGCGTCGGGCACCACTGCGCGTGGCCGCTGCACCGTCGCCTCGGCGTGCAGGCGACCGTCCGCGCGAGCACGCACGTGTACTCGACCGAGGCCGACGTGGACGCGCTGCTCTCCGCGCTCCGCGACGTGCAGCGGTTCTTCGACGTCGCACCGGTCCGAGTCGCCGTGGGAGGCAGCGCATGA
- the sufU gene encoding Fe-S cluster assembly sulfur transfer protein SufU encodes MTDTALEELYRETILEHSKRPRRAGLRAPFDTEVHQVNPVCGDEVTLRLTLGDGDGPARVVQDVSYDAHGCSISQASTSVMAEALAGRTVQDVVDAYSAFHEIVTTRGLTTMDPLDTLPDDLADALGDAPAFAGVARYPARVKCALLGWTAVRQALVEATPH; translated from the coding sequence ATGACCGACACCGCCCTCGAGGAGCTCTACCGCGAGACGATCCTCGAGCACAGCAAGCGACCGCGACGGGCGGGGCTGCGCGCCCCGTTCGACACCGAGGTGCACCAGGTCAACCCCGTGTGCGGGGACGAGGTGACGCTCCGCCTCACCCTCGGCGACGGCGACGGGCCCGCCCGCGTCGTGCAGGACGTGTCGTACGACGCGCACGGCTGCTCGATCAGCCAGGCCTCCACCTCGGTCATGGCCGAGGCGCTCGCCGGCCGCACCGTGCAGGACGTCGTCGACGCGTACAGCGCGTTCCACGAGATCGTGACGACGCGCGGGCTCACGACGATGGACCCGCTCGACACGCTGCCCGACGACCTCGCCGACGCCCTCGGTGACGCACCCGCGTTCGCGGGAGTCGCCCGCTACCCGGCGCGGGTCAAGTGCGCGCTGCTCGGCTGGACGGCCGTCCGGCAGGCGCTCGTGGAGGCCACGCCTCACTGA
- a CDS encoding Gfo/Idh/MocA family protein, producing the protein MDLIDAVIAERRASGDPLEVVRTAGYRAAIVGGGFMGEVHARAVRASGGTVVAVAGRDADSGRRAAARLGVGRHHDDIDALVADDDVEVVHVCTPNSSHHAIALAAIEAGKHVVCEKPLATTAADAAELREAAERAGRVGTVPFVYRFHPMVREARERVRAGGLGRLVLVHGSYLQDWLARADDDNWRVDATTGGASRAFADIGSHWCDLMEFVTGQRIESVSAQVCTVTPRRGDRDVLTEDLVTLQLRTDAGVCGATVVSQVSPGRKNRLWLEVSGTDGTLAFDQEDPERLWHGRRGASELLVRDDEVMAPAAARYNRVPAGHPQGYQDCFNAFVEDTAAAVRGETPDGLPTFADGARSAAVVDAVLQAARGSSWVTVPA; encoded by the coding sequence GTGGACCTCATCGACGCGGTCATCGCTGAACGACGTGCCTCCGGGGACCCCCTCGAGGTCGTCCGCACCGCCGGGTACCGGGCGGCCATCGTGGGCGGCGGCTTCATGGGGGAGGTGCACGCCCGCGCCGTCCGCGCCTCGGGCGGGACGGTCGTCGCGGTCGCCGGCCGCGACGCCGACAGCGGCCGCCGCGCCGCCGCCCGGCTGGGCGTCGGGCGCCACCACGACGACATCGACGCGCTCGTGGCCGACGACGACGTCGAGGTCGTCCACGTGTGCACGCCGAACTCCTCCCACCACGCCATCGCCCTCGCCGCGATCGAGGCCGGCAAGCACGTGGTGTGCGAGAAGCCGCTCGCGACCACCGCGGCCGACGCCGCCGAGCTGCGCGAGGCCGCCGAGCGCGCGGGCCGGGTCGGCACCGTGCCGTTCGTCTACCGGTTCCACCCGATGGTCCGGGAGGCGCGCGAGCGGGTCCGCGCCGGCGGCCTCGGCCGCCTCGTGCTCGTGCACGGCTCCTACCTGCAGGACTGGCTCGCCCGCGCCGACGACGACAACTGGCGCGTGGACGCCACCACCGGAGGCGCGAGCCGGGCCTTCGCCGACATCGGCTCGCACTGGTGCGACCTCATGGAGTTCGTCACCGGGCAGCGCATCGAGTCCGTCAGCGCGCAGGTGTGCACCGTCACCCCGCGCCGCGGCGACCGCGACGTCCTCACCGAGGACCTCGTCACCCTGCAGCTGCGGACCGACGCCGGCGTGTGCGGCGCGACGGTCGTCAGCCAGGTCTCGCCCGGGCGCAAGAACCGGCTGTGGCTGGAGGTGTCGGGCACCGACGGCACCCTCGCCTTCGACCAGGAGGACCCGGAGCGGCTGTGGCACGGCCGGCGCGGCGCGTCGGAGCTGCTCGTGCGCGACGACGAGGTGATGGCCCCCGCCGCCGCGCGCTACAACCGCGTGCCGGCCGGGCACCCGCAGGGCTACCAGGACTGCTTCAACGCCTTCGTCGAGGACACCGCCGCCGCCGTCCGCGGCGAGACCCCCGACGGGCTGCCCACCTTCGCCGACGGCGCGCGCTCGGCCGCCGTCGTGGACGCCGTCCTGCAGGCGGCCCGCGGCTCGAGCTGGGTGACGGTCCCGGCATGA
- a CDS encoding sugar ABC transporter ATP-binding protein, translating into MTTVQAPATPIVRVSGVTKSFFGVDVLHGIDMEVLPGEVHALVGENGAGKSTLMKILAGVQKADGGTVELDGEAVVFEHPLQAQRAGVSTVFQEFNLLPERTVAENVYLGREPRGRLGLVDARQMNRDTEALLADLGVGGISPGDRVGSLSVAQQQVVEIVKALSTDARLISMDEPTAALSGAEVQLLYRLVRTLKERGIAILYVSHRLAEIFDLCDRITVLKDGALVETVDTARTSPEELVRSMVGRSVSARFPGRREGSEVGDVRLELVAAGNADVDGVDLTVRAGEVVGLAGLQGSGRTELANALFGTVPFTRGTMRVDGRDVRPRSPREAVRAGLALVTEDRKAQGLALEQGVLANARLVLDAVMPRQAGRRSASIPGILSSLEFTARAGSREVRFLSGGNQQKVVLAKWLVTEPSVLVLDEPTRGIDVGAKQAVYEIVREQAAKAVAVLLISSELTEVIGMADRVVVLRDGRVAAELPGGSDEEAVMAEATGAGELA; encoded by the coding sequence ATGACGACGGTGCAGGCGCCGGCCACGCCCATCGTCCGCGTGAGCGGGGTCACCAAGAGCTTCTTCGGGGTCGACGTGCTCCACGGCATCGACATGGAGGTCCTGCCGGGGGAGGTCCACGCGCTGGTCGGCGAGAACGGGGCCGGCAAGTCGACCCTCATGAAGATCCTCGCCGGGGTGCAGAAGGCGGACGGCGGGACCGTCGAGCTCGACGGCGAGGCCGTCGTCTTCGAGCACCCGCTGCAGGCGCAGCGCGCGGGCGTGTCGACGGTGTTCCAGGAGTTCAACCTCCTGCCGGAGCGGACCGTCGCGGAGAACGTCTACCTCGGCCGCGAGCCGCGCGGGCGCCTCGGGCTCGTGGACGCGCGGCAGATGAACCGCGACACCGAGGCGCTGCTCGCCGACCTCGGCGTCGGCGGCATCTCGCCCGGCGACCGCGTCGGGTCGCTGTCGGTCGCGCAGCAGCAGGTCGTCGAGATCGTCAAGGCGCTGTCGACCGACGCCCGCCTCATCAGCATGGACGAGCCCACCGCGGCCCTGTCCGGCGCGGAGGTGCAGCTGCTGTACCGGCTCGTGCGGACGCTCAAGGAGCGCGGCATCGCGATCCTCTACGTGTCGCACCGCCTCGCCGAGATCTTCGACCTGTGCGACCGCATCACCGTCCTCAAGGACGGTGCCCTCGTCGAGACCGTCGACACGGCCCGCACGAGCCCCGAGGAGCTCGTCCGCAGCATGGTCGGGCGCTCCGTGAGCGCGCGCTTCCCCGGCCGCCGCGAGGGCAGCGAGGTCGGCGACGTCCGCCTCGAGCTCGTCGCCGCCGGCAACGCCGACGTCGACGGGGTCGACCTGACGGTCCGCGCCGGTGAGGTCGTCGGCCTCGCCGGCCTCCAGGGCAGCGGGCGCACCGAGCTGGCCAACGCGCTGTTCGGCACGGTCCCCTTCACCCGCGGCACCATGCGCGTCGACGGCCGCGACGTGCGCCCGCGCTCGCCGCGCGAGGCCGTGCGGGCCGGGCTCGCCCTCGTCACCGAGGACCGCAAGGCGCAGGGCCTCGCGCTCGAGCAGGGGGTGCTCGCCAACGCCCGCCTCGTGCTCGACGCCGTCATGCCGCGCCAGGCCGGGCGCCGCTCGGCGTCGATCCCCGGCATCCTGTCCTCGCTGGAGTTCACCGCCCGCGCCGGCTCGCGCGAGGTGCGCTTCCTGTCCGGCGGCAACCAGCAGAAGGTCGTGCTCGCGAAGTGGCTCGTCACCGAGCCGTCGGTGCTCGTGCTCGACGAGCCCACCCGCGGCATCGACGTCGGCGCCAAGCAGGCCGTCTACGAGATCGTCCGCGAGCAGGCCGCCAAGGCCGTCGCCGTCCTCCTCATCTCCAGCGAGCTCACCGAGGTCATCGGCATGGCCGACCGCGTCGTGGTCCTCCGCGACGGCCGGGTGGCCGCAGAGCTGCCAGGCGGCAGCGACGAGGAGGCCGTCATGGCCGAGGCGACCGGGGCGGGGGAGCTGGCGTGA
- a CDS encoding ABC transporter permease: MSAPTSERPDAGERTSAARSEAPRRRRLHLGSTAIIWLAFVLILLVGTVLVALDGTNLLAGNNVVNLLSRTSVLGFLAIGQTLVILNRSLDLSVGYVAALASIIGATVMAGQQERILLGIGAALAVSALLGLVNGLVVTKGRVNPFIATLGLGLIIKGYLDTQYQGPAGTVAPSFQNFGYTRIGVVPLSTAVMLGVAVLAYVLLHRTRAGYAMYAVGGNRDVARLSGIRTDRTLVLAHVLCSTAAGIAGLLLASRFSTGVSVQIYSAGYDLDSIAAVVLGGTLLMGGRGGIAGTVAGVLILATMDTVFNLLQVDPFFRDVLRGVIIVAAVALYARRQIDPNARRRRFADLGRGKGRPSAVDQGAPA, from the coding sequence GTGAGCGCACCCACGAGCGAGCGGCCCGACGCGGGGGAGCGCACCTCGGCCGCCCGGTCCGAGGCCCCGCGGCGACGCCGCCTGCACCTCGGCTCGACCGCGATCATCTGGCTCGCGTTCGTCCTCATCCTGCTCGTCGGCACCGTGCTCGTGGCGCTGGACGGCACGAACCTGCTCGCCGGCAACAACGTCGTCAACCTGCTGAGCCGCACGAGCGTGCTCGGGTTCCTCGCCATCGGCCAGACGCTCGTCATCCTCAACCGCTCCCTCGACCTGTCCGTCGGCTACGTCGCCGCCCTCGCGAGCATCATCGGAGCGACCGTCATGGCGGGGCAGCAGGAGCGCATCCTGCTCGGCATCGGTGCGGCGCTCGCGGTCTCCGCGCTGCTCGGCCTCGTCAACGGCCTCGTCGTGACGAAGGGACGGGTCAACCCCTTCATCGCGACGCTGGGGCTCGGCCTCATCATCAAGGGCTACCTCGACACGCAGTACCAGGGACCGGCGGGCACCGTGGCGCCGAGCTTCCAGAACTTCGGCTACACGCGCATCGGCGTCGTGCCGCTGTCGACGGCCGTCATGCTCGGGGTCGCGGTGCTCGCCTACGTGCTGCTGCACCGCACCCGCGCCGGGTACGCGATGTACGCCGTCGGGGGCAACCGCGACGTCGCGCGACTGTCGGGCATCCGCACCGACCGCACGCTCGTGCTCGCCCACGTGCTGTGCTCGACGGCCGCGGGCATCGCCGGCCTCCTGCTCGCCTCCCGGTTCAGCACCGGCGTGTCGGTGCAGATCTACAGCGCCGGCTACGACCTCGACTCGATCGCGGCCGTCGTGCTCGGCGGCACGCTGCTCATGGGCGGTCGCGGCGGCATCGCCGGCACCGTCGCGGGCGTCCTGATCCTCGCGACGATGGACACGGTCTTCAACCTGCTGCAGGTCGACCCGTTCTTCCGCGACGTGCTCCGCGGCGTGATCATCGTCGCCGCCGTCGCCCTGTACGCCCGCCGCCAGATCGACCCCAACGCCCGCCGCCGGCGCTTCGCCGACCTCGGGCGCGGGAAGGGCAGACCCAGCGCCGTCGACCAAGGAGCCCCGGCATGA